ATAATGATTTACGCATTGAGGTGCTTCAAGCAATATTGTGAACATTTCCATTGAGTAGGAACAACACGGACACTAAAACGGGGAATTGTTGCAGGTTTCTGCACTACTCCTTCTATCGCAACAGGAAGAGAGGCACTTATTGGACAGAAATGTTAATGCTGCTCTGCGGAAAAGGAGTGAGGAACTTCAGAGAAATCTAATACAGGTAATATGTTTCTCATAATTCCTGAGGATTTCATAATTCTGATACCCTTTGCTCAGTTTGAAATGCCTTTATCTTGCTTATGACATCCTGTTGGTGTATTGATAGAGTTTCACTCTTTGAAAAAAAGGGCAACTGTGTGTTAATCACTCCAATTATTCTTGGCCATGTTATATTCAGGCTGGTTGGTTTAGTTCTTTCTGCATCACTTTCCCTAATGagtcttatttttcttctttgttgtttATTTATTGATGTATTGACATCATTTAAGATGAAAAAAGTATTGACAAACTGCTTTTTCTTAAAGGTTACAAATGAAAAGGTGAAAGCTCTCATGGAGTTGGCACAACTAAGGCAGGAATATCAATTACTAAAAGAGTAAGACTCATCATTGAACTCTTGAGGGAGTGAGAATTTATCTTTCCAATTTGTGGCATCATGTTTGGTTTCTGTTTTACTGTAAATAGTGAGGTTCGAATATGTCGCCTGTATAGGTTTTGCATAATAAAGTCAACTTAGTTGCGATCAGGCCTACTTAGTTAAGAATGACCATGTACTGTGAAATTGTAATTGCAAGAGTGGTGCTACTTTAGTGTTCTTGGCCTCagtcaattctttttcttttgtgaacGTGCAAGTTTTGTATAACTGGACAATGCATCTCACGTGTCTATTTTGTGCTGTTACTAATCTCTGCTTCTATTCTATGTCAAATCATCTGAACTTTTGTCATACTCCATAGAGGACCAAGTCATTCGAAAGAAGGATTGAGCGTTCTCAATTATGAGTTGGAGTTTCTCATGGCATTTTGGTTTGACGTCCTTTGTTATGGTATTTAGATCATCAGGCTGCCCTAActaaagaaaagattttttttttttatacttgtGCTATGAAAATTGGATATTTGAGTTAGTTGTGTAGTAAATGTCTTGAGGCTGTCTGTCTATTTGAACACAATTTGCACTAAAGCCCAGACATGCTTCTACTGTGTAGCACATAAAAAAGTTCCGTCCATAGCTGTTAAACTGTGATATACGGTGCGCATTGAAATCTGAAATATatgcatttgttgtaggaaaATGGGTTCAGAGACGAGACAAGGAAGAGTTTTGGCATTCgctggagaaaaaaaaattgctgctCATCAACAAGATGGAAAATTGAGGAATATTCTTAAGAGAACATATCTGAAGCGTTGGATAACTGTGGGAGATTTTGGAGGTGCAGCAGAAGCACACCCTTCTAGTGATGGAGGTATATCTGGCAGAAAATCCAGTGACAGTATGGACATTGCCAGGTTCTTAACTCGATCCCCAGTAAATGAATGCATGCTCACTGACGAATTTCCTATGTAAATCTTGGATATGAAACttcccttttcccttcttttttctagCCTCCATAAACCCTGACTCAAGCCTTTTCTTAGAATGAGAATTGAAAATGCTACCCTCAAAGAAAGCTTGGATAGCATGGAGCATATAACTTCTTCAATCCACAGGCTTCGTCTTGCAATTCTCCAGGTAATCCTGATGGATCAGTATTTAAACTGCAGGCTGTGATGTATATTCTATTGGTATAACCTAAGCATCTGATTGCCTATGGCCTTCATCAACTCTTGAGGAGCATAATATAGTACTTCTGGCTTGCTTTCTTCTAATTTACGAGCATGACTACAATGGGCATTCGATTTTGAACCTCCATTTTTCTGGAAACTTTTTTATCTGCACGCACTCATGTTTCTCATCATGTTCCTTCTGTGCAGGCCAAAGAATCCGTTGGGATCTCAGAAACTCTAGAAGATGTCATTTCTGAGGCAAAGCTTGTAAAGACTGCTCTCGGCAGCTGCCTTCCTGTTAGTTGGTCAGCTGGGATGGATGAGGAATCTTCTCTTGATAGTGTCAGCAGCGATTCTGGTGATTTATTTGGTGATCCTGGTGGGGAAAAAGTTGATTCTGTTTCTGCAGCCGGATTTGAGATGGTGGAGCTCTTAATACTCGCAGCTCAAACATTGAAGGAGACGGCCACTAAAACAGAGCATGGAATACCAGCTGCTTGAAGAGCTTGGATCAAAAGTAGTTGCCTAACCAAGCATTCTTTTATTCTGATGGATGGCCTGAGAAAGGATGGGGAATCTCATGGACCTTGCGTAAATATTACCAAGCAGACACATGGAAATTACACTGGGACTGGGAGGGGAAATGGAAAAGTCTGTCTTGTGTTGCATGTTCATTGTACCGATGCTATCCTTCTCAGGTGATGATCAAAGAAAACCCTCTTGTTTGGGTTTAGAAAACTACTACCATATGTGTACATAATTATTGCACTCCTTTAATAGGATGTACAGTGTTGTTCTGGTGAAAATTAGTTATCAGAAGTAACGAGTCTTAGCCATTCTATTTGCTCCATGACTTAAATTGGAATAGGACAGATTTGGATGCTCAATATCCATCTCCTGCTCCAACGATTGTTTCAGATGCTTGTCTTGGCATATGGCATTTGTTCCTTTGGCTAATATCACTCATATTTGATGTGCAACTTGTTAATGTTTAAATTGCTTTCTGTTCTTTGGCTTATCCGTGGTCTAAATGAGATTGACCAGCAATATGCTACTGGAAATGGCTTATCTGTTCTTCCGCTTATTCATGGACAAAGATGAGGGAATAGGTTTGTGCGGGTGAATTGTTTCAGTTTGCCATTTGGGTCACAGCAGGATGTCATTTTAAGGCAATGCAGAGTTTTAAATCTCTTTCAACGGGACTGCTTCCGTCAGTAGCTTAGATCTTAATTCAATTGCTGTTGAGGTTTACTCCACATCAAAACAAGTCTCTCCAAGTACAggctaatttttttcataatacaAGCATTCTTCCGGTAAGTTCAACCACAGACAGCCCAAGAAATTGccaggaaaaagataaaaggaacTGAATTAACATGATTTTCAATGTGCTATTACTCCGCAAGAATCTCCACAGCTGTAACTTTAGTGGCTTCAAATTGTTTGTTGCTGGTATCGAGCTGGCTGTAGTTTCCTTTCTCCTTGAACAGCTGGGTGTGGTGGTGCTTGCAGTAAAGTTTTCCCTCATGGGCAATGTAATTTGAGGGACTAATGGTACAGCCCCCATGGGCGCACTTGAAACATCTCTTGTGATATCCAGTCCCATTCACAGTAACCTTAGAGACAATTCAGAGGCCTGTGTTAGTGATATGTGTTTAAGATTCTCGTATTAAAGCAGAAAGGTTCTGAAAAAGGCCCCAACTCAGGTATTCTCTCTTTGAGAAACATATACTATGGCCTTACACAAGAAACAGGTGCCGATTCATGGACAAAATGTTCGTAGAATGTTTCACCTTCTCAATGGGATATGCAGTCTTATTGCAGCTCGCACATTTGTCTCTGGTCCCTGCAAAAAAGGCGGAGACTCTGTTTGCTGTGGCAGCATTCTGTCGTTTCATCCATTCAACACACCAGGCAACACACCAGGTAAATAGACGCAGACATTTTTTATACGAATTCTTACGCCAGGTTGTTTATTGAGAGGGATTTTCGCTGGTACATTACCTCATTATCCGTAGCTCCTGGTTTTACAATCTTCGGAGTTCCTGATGGGTAGCCCGGAGCAACAAGACCAGATTGACAATAAGAAAAGAAGTCGGTATTTCTGCAGCGACAGCAGGTATACGACAGTAGTTTTAGGTGGAATTGCTAATGGTATTTACCTTCAAAACTCTTATCCAGACTGCCCGTTCTCTTGAAGATCTGATCGAAGTGAGGCCTGCAATAGAGGACCCCCTCAAAAGAATTGAAGTTGCCCAgctgaaaattataaattactgTGTTAGGAGCATTATTCCGCCCATGCAGCCTTGGAATGGAATATAcaacaaattgcaaaatttggacTTTCAATTCATGGGATTGATTCTAAGCTCAAAAGAACGAAATGAACATGGAGAAACTGTGTTGACGTACCTTGAGGGTGCCATTGCAGTGGTGGCACCGGAAGCAGGCCTTGTGGTAAACCCGGCTATTGGCCGTCAACTTGTCGACCAAATACACTGTCTTTTCGCAGGCCGTGCACTTCTGGGTTGTCCCTGCAAATGCCATGTCTTCCGATGCCTCACCAGCACCCTCAGGTTAGATCATGAAAGTACCTGTTTTAAAGTGAACCCCATCGTTGCCCTGCTGTTCCCTCAATCTTGCCAGCCTCTCCTGCTCTGTCACCTCATCACAAGTTTGCTAAAATGGGAGAACAAGAAACCAAGGGAGGAGATTGTATCAGTGAGAGAGAAACGAGGTCGCAGAAAATTAACGATTTCATCTCAAGTaaaatagggaaaagaaaaaaatagaaaagccaGATCATGATGGTTGCAAATTTCACTTTACAAATGAAGGATATTCTGCAAACCATGTCATTCTAGTAGAGACATACGTGCGGGGTATCATATGGCATTGAAAATTCAGGAATGAAAAGGTTTACCCAATGGCCATTCTCATTCTTGTGAATTCTCAATTCTTGTGACCATTTCATGGGAATGCCCATCTTGTAGAAGCCTGTTACATACACCTAAGAAAATAAGACTTGTCTATAGTGTACAACTTAAACAGAGTATTTGTGGGGGCAAAACTGTGTTTGGCTGAACCTGATGACAGAGGGATTTAGGTTGAAgcatttttccctctcttcaatTTGTGAAAACAATGCAAAGCAATCAAATGACAAGAAAGTAAAACTTCTGAATAATCGacaaaaagttagaaaatattCTCAGTTTGCCGCCTATCTGACGTGACTTAGTAAAACCAAAACAATGCTGTTTTCAGGGAAATAATTTGACGAGGCCATGAAATGGAGACGTGTGGCGTCTCTCTCAGTTGTCAAAACACTAGCCTTTGCCCCAAA
Above is a window of Eucalyptus grandis isolate ANBG69807.140 chromosome 9, ASM1654582v1, whole genome shotgun sequence DNA encoding:
- the LOC104418654 gene encoding uncharacterized protein LOC104418654 isoform X2, with protein sequence MEAEKAKEKEETMLQKLNDVEKRMQELTSDSLEQKKLINKLQSELAKQEENNDLFKKVVDMFYEIRQQSHLDFEDMTWDQKCIRLLNDPTEVWSYNDTSTSKYISALEEELQLVRNSVDDLQNKFRVGLEIENHLKKKVRELERKKMGLEKMVRNVIVGLRQEYSLHRSHIKRILDEENFHMKATMNVIKERLSEVNQRKLEGQPINFVKLDKNGCPDLHPKTDAAFHAVSEESNTGFPDIRVDRKIDASDAFAQALQEKVSALLLLSQQEERHLLDRNVNAALRKRSEELQRNLIQVTNEKVKALMELAQLRQEYQLLKEKMGSETRQGRVLAFAGEKKIAAHQQDGKLRNILKRTYLKRWITVGDFGGAAEAHPSSDGGISGRKSSDSMDIARMRIENATLKESLDSMEHITSSIHRLRLAILQAKESVGISETLEDVISEAKLVKTALGSCLPVSWSAGMDEESSLDSVSSDSGDLFGDPGGEKVDSVSAAGFEMVELLILAAQTLKETATKTEHGIPAA